GGACCTCAGAGGGAAGGTGTAATGCCTCACACCCAGCATGTTAAAAGGAGATACAAGCAGTAGATTTTGTTCCCCGACGTTTCCCATAAACAGCTGAGGCTTGCTGCCCGTATCTGAACGAGGGCACCATCTAACGAGGTGGCATATGAACAGATCTTGCTTTTCACAGAgcttgggggaggggggtccgTCAGGGACAGGGTTATCACATTAGCAATTAAAAGCGAACGCACAAAACTCCTCCTGCCCAGTTATCCTGCTACTGTGGCAGGACCCAGTTTTCCACAGAGAATGGCGGCacttccctctccctgctggaAACTGAGCACCCGTCGGACTTCCAGGACTGATTTCCCAGCTCAGGTCTCTCACCACAAGTAGGCCCATCTTAGGATTTTGGCTGTTCTAGGCCAATCCTTCGTGTACAAGAAGTTGTggcttgattttcttttattttttggtcaCTTTTTGGTGGAATCACCTGGTCTGTTATGGGACTGAGCTTTTCCCTGGTGGAACTTGCAGTCACTGCCAGTCACGCGTGTCGAAGCCAAACTAAACCCCGGGTGCAGGGCTGAAGCACAGCCCAGCGTGGTTTCAGTAGGCCTCCCCTGGTAACGCTCCTGAGATCCAGCCGGGCTGAGTCACTGGGATGCCAGCATCAATTTTCACAGGTATGGAGAGAATCATGTAGCAGAACTCCGTGACATCCATTTAATAATTTGCTGTCTTTAATGAAATTGGATAATTACAGGTATATATAAGTACTGCCTATGGCATCActgctacttatttttttcaattgttgAACAGGCATCTCTTAAATATTAACTTTTCAGTGGCGGTGATGAGCCTGCTGTTAGGTGAAGAAAAACACCCTCTAAACAAGGGTCCCCTCCGGAGGGGCGCCGCGATGCCGACGGACCGGGCCCCCTGcctgccgccccgccgctgcctcccgcccTGGCGCACCGAGCTCCGCAGCGCCTGCCTCCGCGCCCTCCCCCCGCCCAAGTGGTATAGCCGCGCTCCCCCCCGAGGCGCCCGGTGGTTCGTGCCGCTGGGCCAGCGCGCAGAGGGCGGTGGCGGCGCATGGCGCATGCGCAAGGGCCGTACGGAGGCTGCCCAGCTGAGGGCGGTTGTTGTGGGAACCGCGGCGGGTCGGGCCTTCCGGGTCGGGTCGGACTGGGCGCTCCCAGGAGGCCGGTGAGGGCGGCCTGCCGCCCGGGGCAGTCCCGGAGCCGGGAAGGGCCGGCCCGCCATCGCGGGCAGCGCTGCGGGTGAGGAGCGGCGGGTGTGAGCGCGGTCTGTgcgccggggccggctccccaGCTCTGCGTGAGGGGCTCGgcggccgcggggacggggcgggaggggacggacggggcgggggggtgtggcTGCCGCTGTTTGTGTGGGGGCAGGGGAGCTGTCGCGGCCTCTGGGGCCAGGGTTTGCCGCAGTGGGTCGCGCTGTTCAGGGCCTCTTCGTGCCATCGGATTAGTGTGTTTTACTCCGGTTTTTCCCTGGGAGATGGGAGGGGGGCTGCTGGGACTCCACCTTCGAGTCCGTTTTGTTAGGTGTGGGGCGGGCGAAGGGCCCTCGGATCGGGGCTGGCAGTCCCCCCCTCCTTGGAGGGGGGCATCTGCGAGCAAAGGCCGGGGTGAGCAGGTCCCTGCAGGGTCTGGGCTGTCGCGGTGGCGTTTGCTGCATGGTGAAGCAAGGCGGGAGCATCTCACCAGGGGCTCAGTGCTCGGTGGTCCTTGTGGCTTTTTCATCTAGGTCCCACCAAACTCCCAAACGCATTGTGGTTCTGAGCATTTACAGGCTGCGGTGGGTCTAGTGGTCATGCTGATATCGCCTAAATCCTTCATAAAATGAGCTGGCattcaaatatttcagtattatctGGCTTTTCCCTCCCCACAAATCTTTGTTTTTGAACTATAGTGTGTTTGGGAAGTTTCAGTTAATTTGAGGCACTTACTGCTGGGCTGTTCAGTTAATTATGCTAATGTTGTTAATAATATCTATTAATGTTGCTTGTCTGCATTCCATACTCTTCTTGCATTTTTGGAATATGTTTTCTGTTGGAAAGTGGTTTAATATTCAGAAACTGATTGCAAAGTCTTGTTTTGAGATATGATTGTGAAAGCCCTTTTCTGTGTCCCGCTTACTGGATTAACTTTTTATAGTTTTATAGCCTGGATCTGTAATTGAGATTCTGAATTGCACCCAAAGCCATAGGAAGTGGTGGAAAAGCAGGGGAGTAGGAGAATAATGGAGTAGGAGAACAACTGCACACTGCTGTTGAAATACAAGTTTCATAAGTAAGAAAACAGGGTTTGCTTCTTGTattgtctctttctctttcttgccttcctacttttcccttttcagcttttgtttcagtGCATTACTTTGTACTAGTACAGATTTTGTAGGCTAATTGTTAATCTTAAACTTATTGCTTAAGtgtttttgtctgtctgtctacctGTCTTGGGGATGACTGTGCCTAATGGCAACAGGACCAAAGTCGTAACTGCAGTGGAAATGAGTTCTCTATGGTTTAGAAGCTATGTATGTTGATgacttaaaaattcatttaatttttttctccttgttccaGATGGAAGAGTTCACGGTTTCTGGTTTGCATAATAGCAGAGGCTGAATAGGCATAAAGGAGACCATAGTGCGGGTGAGAAGTGTCAAGCCCTTTGCAAGGCTTTGCTctgtaaaaaagaagaaatgaatccTACAAACGATGATCCGGTGTTTGGGACCATTTTTGACTGGGACTATCTCTTATGGGAAGTTCGTCTGACGTTTTTAGCTGCTGGCTTTTTAATCTATTTGGGAGTATTTCTTCTGTCTCACTGGTTGTCTTCATGGATAAGTACTACTTATCGTGCCTTGTATGCAAAGGAAAAGGTGTTTTGGAATATGGCAGTCACACGTGGTGTGTTTGGACTTCAGAGTTGTGTTGCTGGGTTATGGGCTTTGCTCATAGATCCTGTTTTTCATGCTGACAAAGTGTATTCACAGCAAAAGTGGAGTTGGTTTAACTGTTTAATAGCTGCTGGATTTTTCTTGCTTGAAAATGTAGCTGTTCACATGTCCAACATTATTTTTAGAACATTTGATGTGTTCTTGGTAGTTCATCACTTGCTTGCTTTTGGTGGCTTGGCTGGTCTAGTAATTAATGTGAAATCCGGACATTATCTGCCTTTGATGGGAATGTTGCTGGAGATGAGCACTCCCTCAACGTGCATTTCCTGGATGCTTCTAAAGGTAAGAACAtgataattttcaaattatgtttGTAACAGTTTTCATGCATCTCGCTTGTCCATAAGTAATCTGTGTGGTTTGTCTAGACAACTTTTCAGCAAAACTGCGTTCAGCTAATTGACATCCATGTTATTGTGATACCTGCTTTTGTTGTGGTGATATTTCTGTAGTCTTCCATATAGGCTTCTGTGTGATGCTGTATGCTCGTGGACAGTGAGATGGTATAGATTCATTCTGAGTTTGGGATGCCGTATGCATGTGGACTATCATAgctctacatgaaaaaaaaagcctgagagcGTGTGTACGTGAAGGCTGGATATTTGCATTAGTTCTACAGATTCCTCAGTTCCTTATCTTGAAGTCACAGTCTCACTTCTGCAtactttctgttcttgtttttctaGGCTGGCTGTGCTAATACCTTTTTCTGGAAGGCAAACCAGTGGGTGATGATCCACCTGTTTCACTGCCGCATGATTCTTACTTACCACATGTGGTGGGTGTGTATTTTCAATTGGAATTCTGTGATGGCAAATCTGGGACTtcttcattttattgttttattctcAGGATTATTTGCTGTTACCCTAATACTTAACCCATACTGGACATACAAAAAAACTCAGCAACTCCTCAACCCAACTGATTGgaactttgaaaataaagcaatggaaaatggaaaattaaatggTGAAACACATCGAAAGAAGAGGATATAACACTAAAACAGCTGTTTCCTACTAGGGTAGCAGAAGAATACAATGCAAAGTAATTCTTTGCCCATGAACTAGAAGCTTTTGCAAGAAGCTCATTAACACAGTGATTCCTTGCTGGTAGTATTCTGTATCCatcagaagtatttaaaagcattgTTTGTGTTTCGTATGTGAATACACATAAGATCTTCAACCTCTTAGTTATGAATTACGCCAATAATTTTGTCAGGTTGGACAGTATTTCATGATTTAGTAGTGACATACTCTCTAATGATATCCTTTGTCCTAATGCTTCAAAGTGGCTTTACAGTTAATTTGTCTATTAAGCTCAGCTTGAATCAAGTTTAGCTTGAATCCTATTTCACATATGTTGGAAATACTGATACTGGAAATTATGTTGTTTACTAAGATCAATTATGACCCAAGTTAAGTATGCATGGGTACCTAGTTCCTGTGTGCCATTAAATCATTCCAAGTGGCTGAATTGGTCAGTGGTAGAATGCAGTCATGgctgggtttgggttgtttttttttttttgtgggttttttggtttttgtttgttttttcttttaagtgcacttgaggaagaggaagataatTGTTTGAGTGTTCACTGTCAAAGTGAGTTGTAGTTTCCAGGTTGCCCTCAGTATGGGAGGAGTTCATATCCACTACAAACATGCATGTGGGGATGCAGGCATTCATTAAACTGGTGGTCTAGCTAGCTAATCATAGTGGTCCATTCTGGACCTGAAATCAGTGAAGTGCAAGAGGCAACAATAGAACGCTTGACTGTTTCATCCTTGAAAAGATTGCTGGTTGAttggtaaaattattttctttgtagaTCTCACATGAGTGGTCATGCAATTAGTTCCACTAGTGCTCCTGTTATAGTTCCTCTTCTTTTTGGAAATTCTCTTGTTATAGAGGGTTTATAACACTTGTTATAAGTGTTATAGAGGGTTTTAGAATCTGAGGTGACTCCTCTGTGGAGGAAAGCCCGTATCACCTCCTTTAGGAGCTCAgttgttcttttaatatttttattttacgtCAAAGAACATGCAAAGTGATGCTGACAATCCCTTGTGCTTTATCTGCCACATCACTAAATCTTTCCTTGACCTAAGGAGTAGAGTTGCTTTTTAGATAGGGACTTGGCAAATTGTGGTGGATGTTCTCCCACTAATAGTATTGGTCTGATGGTTCCTGGGTGAAGTGTTGGACAGCAGATGAAGGTATAAAGATCACGATAGAAGAGAGTGACGTCTAGTGGCAGGAGAATGACAAATATAGTAATTAGTTTTGGTGCACTGAACTAGTGAGATAAAAAGCCCGTCATCTGAAACTTTGTCATGACTGCTACATGTGACATGACTGCTACtcagatttattttccaaataagacTGGGCAGGCTCAAGCTGTGAAGAATTTTAGGTCAAAGCATGTGTTACAGGCTTTGTGTACTAATCTGTGGTGGAGCACACTGTTTTAAGTGTGTAAGGGAAGCACTGTTTGGTgtaaacaaccccaaaacaatttattaatttttggTGGGAACATCTTTGATTTTGTTCTGAGTGAAGGGAGGAAGCTAGTGGTCAGGTCACTGTGTTCCCTAATTCCCTAATTCAGCTCACTGACATGGAAGAGCTACTCTATAAGGGAGAGGAAACCTTTTACTGTTAGGTCACAAATGTATAGCCAGATCTTGTTGATAGGATGAAGTGGTGAATATCTGAAATTGCCCGTTCAAAACTAGGCTGAGAGGGGTATAGTAATTTTACACAGCAACCCTATCTACTGTCCTGCTGatattcagcagagaaaaatctaaattttgtGCTACCTTCTGATTTCTAAGCAGGCCAGAATGAGGTTGCAGTGTTTTGGCAGCATGGCCTGTCTGGACGCCATCCTATAGAAAAAAGAGTTCTCTAAAGCTGGAAATTGCACACCTCTCCTGAGGGGTTGTGTGAGAGACAGTAATACTAAAAGTACTTTAGAAGAAAGCAGAGGGATGAATTCCTCAGAAACAGAACCCAAATATGTGATCCAAATGCACATCTTGCAGAATCCAGACCTCACTTGCAGGAGTTCAGGGGGGAAGGTGGAGGATAAGTCACCAGATATCAAAATGATGGTGTGCTCTATGCAGCTTAAAACTTAAAGGTTTGGATTCAATAAAGCAAGGTAATAATTATAAAAATCCCAGCTACAGAATTCTGAAGAATcctaacagaaaatgaaagcatcagAAGACAAGTAAGTTGGTGCCAAGTGTGTAATTCTTATAGTGGATGCCTAAAGGAAGTGAAGTTCCAgtgtgctaaaataaaaaaatatggagGGTTGGGAGTAGCAGTGAATTTGGGGCTGAAAAAAGAGATTAGCTGTGGTCTAAGCAGACAGGTGGATAGTTACGTCAGTGGCACCAGACCTGTAAAGCTTAATATTTTGTATTACTAATTTGTGTAATGTTATTGAGTggattttaaatctttcattaaaagtattttttatcatAATAAGGCAATCTTTTTAGTATGCATCGTAGTGTGAGTTTTTTCATGCAAAGACTGTTATGACATATCTTGAAAACCTTTTGCATGTCTTAATACCTAAGAGCGCATGTTAACCTAAGCGCTGCTAGAACAAGAGAGCTATGCAATAAAGTAAATAACAacactcattttatttctgttggtttGAGGGGTGAGGGGATTTTACAGTCCAGCTAGAAATATAACAGGACATAAAAATACAGAcaacttttcttcttcatcttgaTGGCCTAGAGTTGCAGTTACCAGTTCTGTTTCACagagcctctttttttttaatactcaaatGGTTTCTTCACTGCCTTTTGGCTGCTCCCTTCAAGAGGATTCTCTGGTTTATGATTGTGGATCAGTGTCTCATTGCTCTGAAACAAGACTGAAAAAGTTCTCTAACCGAGGGTTTTGGTGTCTAATTACTCTTACAACTAAGCGCTGCTTTTCAACCCAAAGGTAGACTAGCCATAGTTTGTTTCTAAATCTTGTTAATGTGAAACTAATCCTGGTCCTGTTGGGCCTCTCTTATAAGGCCTCATCCACAGTCCGATGTAGAAAAATTCAGTCAGCTTCAGTAGTGGCTGGACCAGGTCACAGGGTGTGCTTCTGCCATGATTTGGAAAACTCTTACATAATATGGTTTGGGGTGAATTTTTTGTTTGCCTAGGTGACTATTAGAGACTTCATCCTGCTTTCTTGTTGGACAAGGTTATTCTAGGAGTGCTGTTTGTGTCACCTTACtggctgaagctttttttttaaaaaaaaaagaagggggggggggggggaactccCAAACAACAAACTATGATAGGGGTGGGAGCGTTtggtgtggtttggggtttttttgtttgttaaccTGTCATCGTTTACCCTCGTGCCCACCAATTTGTCTATAATATTTACTCTTACTTGCAGTACTGGTCATGATCTTGCAGCAGTCACATTACCACAGTGATGTCTTTGTCTAACAGTTTTCAGCATGTACTATTGGGCCCTTCTTCCACTAAATAGCCACGTCCaaatctttcaggtttttttgctttttcctgaacACTGATTAAATATTGATGTCATGAGACACCTTTCTTAACCTCAGGGAGATTCCCACTTAAAATGAATTTACAAGTATTAAGCAAATTCAAGTCTGCTCTTGAACAATATAATGTTTGTTGAATGCATCTTTACACAATGTAcctaaataaaagtattttattgaatAATTGCCTACTGTTTCATTTACTGATGAAAATAATGCCTATTATTTTTTACTGCTATTTGTAGCTTAAACAGTTTTTGCAGTGCATGCAATAAAAAGATgacttatttattttgaaatattctgtTAAACTTGACAAAGGTAATGTCATATCCATGGAAATAGCTATAAAACCTTGTAAACCTTCAACATTTAAGATATTATTAATATGCGCATGTTTAGTTACATGACTAAAACACTAGAAGCTGCGCTATATGTGCGTACGTATTAAAAACGGTTAAAAAGCATCACTTGGAAATGACCTTTCTGTCTTGTGCATTTGAAGTGTGTGGTCTATTTTTGCATTAGGCTCTAACTGTGAAGCACTTCATTTGGTACCACATAACACTTCATGGTTTAGTATGAGCcaccttaaattttttttttaaaaaacttgtctCATTGCTAAATAACAAAATACAATTCTGAGCattaaatgtgtgtgtgtcttgcgTGGTGCTTTGCAGGAATTAATTCCTGATGCTTTTTAGCGTTAGTGAGTTAAAGGAAAATAGTGTCATTATTGGCGCTTTAATTATTCTTATACGAATGCACTGTGTAAGCAACTGGCTGGCATAATTTTGCTAGCTGCCTCTGCAGTGAAGTCCCCAAGATTAAttgaagcagaagaaagatgtTCATGTGTAAAGCTCCACTAACTGGAATGTGTGTGGGTGCAGACTAGGATGAGAAGAACAACGCATGACAGTATTTGTATGAATAAAGTCCCTTTTTTGTAAATAATCtgtaaaaggaatttaaatgttATTAATGTTTTGCTAGTCAGATGTTTTCAATTAGATATTTTACTTAGTAGTTCTTGCCATATTCCCAGAAAAGTATTAGAGCACACTTATGCTGACAGTGCTACTCAGCAATTACGATCTTTTGATCTTGTGTCATGGAACTGGTATTTAAGTTGATAATTAGGAACAAAAAATAAGTGACGGTCATTAAGTAAATTATGCCTGTTGATCTGGTTGTCAGCCCTCAGATGGGTTTTCAGTGTTGGAAGAGATGCATGCTCTGGATCTGATTACCACTAGCAGAACATACTAATTAGTCAGTGTCACAGAGCAGAAACAAGTGTTCTTGCAGCACATTGTGCCTTCCTGTTTTCCGTAAGTAAAACAGTGGCAAGTGAGGAGGAATGACAACGATAATGATGCAGCAAATGTGCAAGGACGTAACAGTGTGCAAGGTGGCAGACAGGCCTAGCTTGAAAGGAAAGGAGTGGGGCCTGCTCACACAtccacaaagaagaaagcaaggaaatggGCTGTGCCGTTGCTTGCTGCTATCTGTATGTTCTGATGAGTCAGCTAGGGTCACTTCTGAGTCCTTAAGGATATGACCCGAGCAGAGAGAGTGGAAATTTAATACTAGCTTTATCAGATAAAGGATGCATTACTTCTGGTCCAAAATACTTATTTCCTCATATGATTCTCTTTTTAGCTGCTTCTGCTCCTTTGAATGCTTAGTTCACATTAGAGTGCCGTATAAGCGGACACTGTTTTCACCAGTATGTTCTCTGACATTTAGTGTAGAGACTTGTGAGGATGTGCCTTGTTTTAGTACTGATAATTGATCGTGGCAGCTCCAGCTACTCACTCAGCCTGACTTCTGTACTGCTATTGCTATATAGGTCTGCAACTTCCCTCTCCTGCTGTGCTACTTCTGCTGCCAAAAGCACTTTGCCATGTGAACACTGCCTTTTGTCACCAAAGCTGTGCTCATTGGAGTTTAAGCATGGGGCTTgcacagagc
The Mycteria americana isolate JAX WOST 10 ecotype Jacksonville Zoo and Gardens chromosome 3, USCA_MyAme_1.0, whole genome shotgun sequence genome window above contains:
- the CLN8 gene encoding protein CLN8, with the protein product MNPTNDDPVFGTIFDWDYLLWEVRLTFLAAGFLIYLGVFLLSHWLSSWISTTYRALYAKEKVFWNMAVTRGVFGLQSCVAGLWALLIDPVFHADKVYSQQKWSWFNCLIAAGFFLLENVAVHMSNIIFRTFDVFLVVHHLLAFGGLAGLVINVKSGHYLPLMGMLLEMSTPSTCISWMLLKAGCANTFFWKANQWVMIHLFHCRMILTYHMWWVCIFNWNSVMANLGLLHFIVLFSGLFAVTLILNPYWTYKKTQQLLNPTDWNFENKAMENGKLNGETHRKKRI